A window from Pseudomonas kribbensis encodes these proteins:
- a CDS encoding DUF523 domain-containing protein, with the protein MHKILVSRCLLGHRVRYDGGASGPFDLLEQWIAEGRVVPLCPEVAGGLPTPRAAAEIPGGQGSEVLDGLAAVITTEGEDVSTQFLDGARQALELVQKHGIRVAVLKANSPSCGNLLTYDGTFSGVKVSGEGVTAALLKRHGVQVFSELELPQAAQALKALD; encoded by the coding sequence ATGCACAAAATCCTTGTGAGCCGCTGCCTGCTGGGTCACCGCGTGCGTTACGACGGTGGGGCCAGCGGGCCGTTCGATCTGCTGGAGCAGTGGATTGCCGAGGGGCGTGTCGTACCGTTGTGCCCGGAAGTCGCCGGCGGCTTGCCGACGCCTCGGGCGGCGGCGGAGATTCCGGGCGGGCAGGGCAGTGAAGTGCTCGATGGCCTTGCGGCGGTGATCACCACCGAAGGCGAAGACGTCAGTACGCAGTTTCTCGATGGCGCCCGCCAGGCGCTGGAACTGGTGCAGAAGCACGGGATTCGCGTAGCGGTGCTCAAGGCCAACAGTCCTTCCTGCGGGAATCTGCTGACCTATGACGGGACGTTCAGTGGGGTGAAGGTGAGTGGCGAAGGGGTAACTGCCGCGTTGCTGAAGCGCCATGGGGTGCAGGTCTTCAGCGAACTTGAACTGCCGCAGGCTGCACAAGCGCTCAAGGCACTCGACTAG